The proteins below are encoded in one region of Amycolatopsis magusensis:
- a CDS encoding ABC-F family ATP-binding cassette domain-containing protein, translated as MSDAFVVCSMLSFSWPDDTPVFDRLSFSLPGGRTGLVAPNGAGKSTLLKLIAGELRPAAGNVSVDGLLGYLPQDLPLTGELSVAEVLGVAGALRALEAIESGDTDEKHFTAIGTDWDIEERTRAQLARLGLGEVELDRRLDTLSGGQVVSLGLAAQLLKRPDVLLLDEPTNNLDLDARRKLYEVLDDWTGCLLVVSHDRALLDRMDRIAELDAGELRFHGGNFTDYEQAVQAAREVAEKNIRNAEQEVKREKREMQQARERAARRAGNANRNLGNAGLPKIFAGTMKRNAQESAAKADGTHAARLSSAKAKLDQAERSLREDQKIALELPQTAVPAGRTLFLGERLKVRDLFTGEGVDLAIRGPERIALTGANGSGKSTLLRIVHGESEPDSGEVRRVDGRIAYLSQRLDLLDPDRTVAENFAAFAPGMPPAQRMNTLARFLFRGARVQLPVGVLSGGERLRATLACILFAEPAPQLLLLDEPTNNLDLVSAGQLESALNAYEGAFVVVSHDERFLAAVGIERWLRLEHGSLRETGAAVQAD; from the coding sequence ATGTCCGACGCCTTCGTCGTCTGCTCCATGCTGTCCTTTTCCTGGCCCGACGACACGCCCGTGTTCGACCGGTTGTCCTTCTCCCTGCCCGGCGGCCGCACCGGCCTGGTCGCGCCGAACGGGGCCGGGAAGTCCACTTTGCTCAAGCTGATCGCCGGTGAGCTGCGGCCCGCAGCGGGCAACGTCTCGGTCGACGGCCTGCTCGGCTACCTCCCGCAGGACCTGCCACTGACGGGCGAGCTGAGCGTCGCCGAAGTGCTGGGCGTCGCGGGAGCCCTGCGTGCGCTGGAAGCCATCGAATCCGGGGACACCGACGAAAAGCACTTCACCGCCATCGGCACCGACTGGGACATCGAGGAACGCACCCGCGCCCAGCTCGCCCGGCTCGGCCTCGGCGAAGTCGAGCTCGACCGCCGCCTGGACACCCTCAGCGGCGGGCAGGTCGTGTCACTCGGGCTGGCCGCCCAGTTGCTCAAGCGACCCGACGTACTGCTGCTCGACGAGCCCACCAACAACCTCGACCTCGACGCCCGGCGCAAGCTGTACGAGGTGCTCGACGACTGGACCGGCTGCCTGCTCGTGGTCAGCCACGACCGCGCCCTGCTCGACCGGATGGACCGCATCGCCGAGCTGGACGCCGGCGAACTCCGGTTCCACGGCGGCAACTTCACCGACTACGAGCAGGCGGTGCAGGCCGCACGCGAGGTCGCCGAGAAGAACATCCGCAACGCCGAGCAGGAGGTCAAGCGCGAGAAGCGTGAGATGCAGCAGGCGCGTGAGCGGGCCGCGCGCCGGGCCGGCAACGCCAACCGCAACCTCGGCAACGCCGGACTGCCCAAGATCTTCGCGGGCACGATGAAGCGCAACGCGCAGGAGTCGGCCGCCAAGGCCGACGGCACGCACGCCGCCCGGCTCAGCTCGGCCAAGGCCAAGCTGGACCAGGCCGAACGGTCCCTGCGCGAAGACCAGAAGATCGCACTGGAGTTGCCGCAGACCGCAGTGCCCGCCGGGCGCACGCTCTTCCTCGGGGAACGGCTGAAGGTGCGGGACCTGTTCACCGGCGAGGGCGTCGATCTGGCCATTCGTGGTCCTGAACGGATCGCCCTGACCGGGGCCAACGGCTCGGGCAAGTCCACGCTGCTGCGCATCGTGCACGGCGAGAGCGAACCGGACAGCGGCGAGGTGCGCCGGGTCGACGGGCGGATCGCCTACCTGTCCCAGCGCCTCGACCTGCTCGACCCGGACCGTACGGTGGCCGAGAACTTCGCCGCGTTCGCGCCGGGAATGCCGCCCGCGCAACGGATGAACACGCTGGCCCGCTTCCTGTTCCGCGGGGCACGAGTGCAGTTGCCGGTCGGCGTGCTCTCCGGTGGGGAGCGGCTGCGCGCCACCCTGGCCTGCATCCTGTTCGCCGAACCGGCGCCACAACTGCTCCTGCTGGACGAGCCCACCAACAACCTCGATCTGGTCAGCGCCGGGCAGTTGGAGAGCGCGCTGAACGCGTACGAGGGCGCGTTCGTGGTGGTCAGCCACGACGAACGCTTCCTGGCCGCCGTCGGGATCGAGCGCTGGCTACGGCTCGAACACGGCAGCCTCCGAGAAACCGGCGCGGCCGTCCAGGCCGACTGA